A segment of the Crassostrea angulata isolate pt1a10 chromosome 10, ASM2561291v2, whole genome shotgun sequence genome:
ccttgacttttactttttaagatactacgtcacaagatggcaatttaaatgttttgttaaactgtttttatCGTTCAATTGGATTGTATAAcatcgtagctcagtggttaaagtattgggcttctgaaccgcagatcatgagttcgattccaaCTGtagcttttgtttatgtttactgaattaaattttcgaaaatgttatttttcatccaaaattgcacatttctTTTGCCTATTGGACtgaaatacttcttatccattatatCTATcttaatcaagtaattttctgctgatttgagaaaatatttcaaggtgtagtgagccaccttaaaatggaaaaaagaaaGATCCAGAATTATTGAGAAAGCTGTCAAATGAAAGCTTCTCCTATCTCCTTATCTTTTCttaatattaaaggaaaaattGTGTATATCATTGTATATTAACACTGTTTCGTCTTTTTAATACCTGTAACACTCGATTTTATGAAAAACTTATATTCGATATAAGATGgcgatatatacatgtattttagaatAGAAAGTATCGATCCATGATATAAATTGAACGCGTCAGAAACATTACTGGATTGAAGAGACGTTTAAGTTTCACGGACTGATGCACGAGGATAAaggtattttgataataaatataacgtgtttggtttaaattattaacaaagtacatgtTCATGAACACTCCCCGATTCGTCTACCTTTAAGGTACCCGTGCCATGAGGACTCTGGAATTTAGAAGTTAgattgaatgtacatgtagcctatAAATGAATAGCTTAACTTTTGATCTGCACCACAAGGGACTAATATAAAAGCACCACCggggtttttgttgttgttgcctGGATTGTCTCACGTTGAGTGTCCTCCACCCCAATAATTTCTCatagagttgtctttctttgaaCCATGTTACCCTCACGCAAGCGGCGTAACTCAGTAGTGAAAATTGctattattaaaaacattttattcaatcTATATCAAAAGTATTCGAATAAAAACCgaacatataaaatcaattctgTAAAATATCGAAGAGattcacaatatatatataatattgatatttcatGACATTGATCGGGATTTTAGTGTGTTGATTGATTAATCCAGAGCGATTGACCGCAAGGccaacatataaatatatatatatatatatatatatatatatatatatatatatatatatatatatatatatatatatatatatatatatatatatatatatatatatatatatatatatcagatctGATGATTTGGCAAAAACAGCCCGCTGAAACACATCCACCAAAACACTGCGCACTTAAACACATCCACCAAAACACTGTCCACTGAAACACATCCACCAACACACTGCCCACTTAAACACAGCCAACAAAACACTGTCCACTGAAACACATCCACCAAAACACTGCCCACTTAAACACATCCACCAAAACACTGCCCACTTCAACACATCCACCAAAACACTGCCCACTTAAAGACAGCCAACAATACACTACCCACTTAAACACTTCCACCAAAACACTGCGCACTTAAACACAGCCAACAAAATACTGTCTACTGAAACACATCCACCAAAACACTGCCCACTGAAACACAGCCACCAAAAACACTGCATGCCCACTGAAACACAGCCACCAAAACACTGCCCACTTCAACACATCCACCAAAACACTGCCCACTTAAAGACAGCCAACAATACACTACCCACTTAAACACTTCCACCAAAACACTGCCCACTGAAACACAGCCAACAAAACACTGTCCACTGAAACACAGCCACCAAAACACTGCCCACTGAAACACAGCCACCAAAAACACTGCATGCCCACTGAAACATTTCACTCTGTCCACTATATAACATTGCCCAGTGAAAATTTCCACCATAATTCTTCCAAGTGAAACACTGTTATAGTACACAGGGCATTGTTATAGTAACTATGAAGAACACCACTATAACACTGTCCACTGAAACGCTGCCCACTATAACTATGGGCAGTGTTATAAGGTGAAACTCTCTTCTAAAAATCCTTGCCCACTGAAAAAGTTTTCATCAAAAACACTACCCAATGAAACATGTTCCACAGAAACACTGCCTTTGGGTCGTTTGGGATCACTGGCTGCTGACATGCACTACCCAAGAAGGTACCTATTGACACTGCCCAAAAATATACCAATTGAAACATACACTTCCCACTAGAATATTGAAaacttttgggttttttttttgctagataatattgatatttcatGACAATCACATTGGTCGAGATTACAGTGTGTTGATTGATTAATCCAGAGCGATCGGCCGCAAGGCCAACATCATCCCAAACACTAAAATATCCAGCACAATTACAAATccttaaacaatatttaatggATCTTCGGGCGATGAACTCTCACACGGTTCTTATGGGTGCATGGTCACCATTTTggacaagttttatttttatatttttactgtttataatgcttttgaaatgcatttctaaagatcAACCACATTCTGAGTATCAGTCGAAGAGGAATACCGTTAAGCAGAATGCAGAGCTCCAAATTCTTTGTCAGTTAAACAAGGCCgttgccctgtttttgtttacaatggttcaatataccggtaaaagcTCTAGTCAAACTGTTTTTTTTCCctaaaatcttttaattcatAAGTTTGAAGCATAAATAGAAGTTCCAAGCGTTTATCgcattcattttaaaagatcttAATTAACCTGGGacttttacttcaacgttcaagaTGCAAATGTTTCTCAAAACAATAAGAAAACTTGATTACTTGAAATACCTTCATAAAGGATTGTAAACGTTAAAAACGGGAAAAAATGTTTGGCCAAagtcgtgaccatgcccttttaatgGCCATATAGACAAACATACAgacttaaatattttcattaataaaatgaatacaaagatttttaaaagctaGTTTGTGCACCGACGGCCCAGTAAAGAGGGTCGTCCGTTGTAAACACTTTAAGTATCCAGTTCTTAATCTCTGTCTTTATTGAATAAAAGGTCATAAGCTATaggtgaccccccccccctcaaaaaaaaaaaataaataaataagacgGCCgttatatttttgcaatatCTACAATGAATTTACGTTCCCCTAACTTTTTTTAACGGTGACCTGTTACACTAAcaataaagaaataatatataaaaccgACTGTACATTTGTTTTGAGTGTGGGATAGGAGTTTAGAAAATCTGTGAAATCAATTGTTGAACGTGTTAAACCGGGTATTAATCTAAAAGAAACATTCCGAGTTTAAAGATTGGTAATATGTAAATTTTCCTTTGTAACTTGAGAATGATATCCAAATTGACTATACTTACCTCAATGTTTTATTGAAATTGTGTGCACTTCCATATTCAAAGTATAAGAACAAGAATGTTCTTTTAAGTTTTGTTATGGACTCTTTTTCTTgactttcattttattttattttagattttagtAATAATTTACGTAATATATTAAGCTACATGCATCCTTTATGGGTGACTCTGGTGTTCAGCATAATTATAATCATTATGCGTTGATCAAAAAGGTGAGAAAGGGGGCACATGTATAGAGTCCATAACCTACTAACCCCATCCCCAGTTCAGATATTGGccattaaccccccccccccccccccccggatatTCCAAGATTTCACAATAGTCTATTTAATATCCGTGGATTTATTaggaaatataaaattattttcttcgtcgaaaaaattgatatcttctatattttgtttgataagaaatgGTCCTACGAATATATACATTCCCGTTTTTATTATCAGTACACATCTCGCACCTGCAGggtgtacatgtaaatgccTCTGTACGCCAGTCTCTGTACGCCTGTCTCTGTACGCCCTCGGTGGTCTGTTTACACCCTTCGTCGGCTGACAATACACCCGTTACTGATCAAATGACAGAGCGGAGAATCGGAACAAAACCCAATAATTGACGCACAGATAACATCGCTGCTCTATCTTTCTCTCGGTCAGAATTTTGTATAGAAGACTTTGTTCCTTATTTggcttttcttcaaaatattttcttttgtatcatATTAGAAAAATACACAACAAACGAATTACTCATGATGAACCGCGAGTTCAGTCATCCCTTAAAAATAGTCCTTAATGTGAATTAAACTTCCTGTCGACCCAACAGAGTTGACACAGCCGTCTGTCAAGTGGGGTAGAAAGTTACACACAGATTTAAAGAGAAGAAAGGCGTGCTTATCATTTGAGCTCGACGTTTAAACATCCACGAAAGGGGACCGGAAATAACCTCAGTGTGATCTTCTCGGAGCACATGTTTGTGTATTTCATTCATTCAGTTCAACTTGTTCAGGGAACAAATCGTTTTTCACCGCTGGAACACATTTACCTGTAGGTTCCCATGCCGTCACACCTGTAATTACATAGCGAGGGAATGCCAGCGCTAAGAGAGTGTTGACagtttatgatatatatttagtaCAGTACAATAACAACATAGAAGAAGAATGTTCATGGATCGGCCAGAATGACTGTGCTTTGTTACATTAGGAGAAAGATCCTGGTGGTCCTTGGGGTGTTCACGTCCCTGGGACTGATCACGGGAATGGTGACCCCCTGGTGGGTGGTGCTGGTCACCCCTGACAGTCGACTAGTGAACGGACTGTGGTACTCGCTGTCCTGTGATGTGTCGTCTGGACTATCTCTCTGTCGGAGTCTTCTTTTGGCTTCGGAATCAACCTTAGGAAGTAAgtaacatctctctctctctctctctctctctctctctctctctctctctctctctttctctctctctctctctctcatatttaatacatttgtcGTTTGGAAATCCTGGTCACAAGTTCATGTCTTCCTTTATTCCCTAAATGTCGTCTATTTTAAAGTGTTTATGAAGTATTTATAAAGTGGTATGTATATGTTTGTCTCTCATCTTTCtcaaaacaataagaaaaaaggCGACTGAGTCATTGTTATGTCTGTACGGTATGAAGTGGTTTTATGAGATATGTCACCATTTCGGCATGAGAGGGGCCATGGGTCGAGTAGACCACGCGTGTCAGATGATGGTTTTACGGTCCGACATCAGCCCAAATCATATACATCTTGTCAAAGAAGACAGGCGTATCCATTATGAATTTTACTACAACTTTACCAGATTACTTTTATCGCTTTATGATTAGAAGTATTTATTGATGTCATCTTCTGATCCAGGTATCGAGTCACTGAAAGTTAAGGTGTGATACTGACTGTTATATATATGGAGGAGTTATCTGTTGACTATAATTGAAGTTCTCTGATGTCATTTTAAACGCGTTACGATCTACAATGTATTTGTTTCCTTGCCTTTTGACCACTCCTATAGACTTTAAAATGCAGTTTTATAGAAAAGTTATGACCGAAAAGTAAGAAGAAACTCCTTCGTTTCTGTTGAAGTTCTCTCATCTCTTGTAGATTAATTTATATTCGCACAAAGTATCCACCTCATACAAATACAGTCCAACAGATATACACACGCTGAAATAAAGGGGTAGTGtgtaagttttcattttttcagaaaaactatcctttaaaataatttattaagaAACTCGCTATCAAACAGTACTTTCTAGACAACACCCCCCTTCCTGCATAACACGTCTTATAAGTTAACGTCTGGaataattttttaccagaaGGAGTGCATGTAGGGTTCTGTTCTGTATATGTAATGCATGTTCAGAACCAATGATACGGGTGTTGACAGCCATGCTGGGTGATGATTTGATTGACGTCTTTGTGACGTTTTACAGGTGCGCGCCTGGAGTACGGACTGCTGACGCTGTTTGGGACACTGATCTGTATGCTGGCCACTGTGTTCCTCATTTTGTACAACCCCCGGGTGAACACGGTGCAGTCCACCATCACGGGCGCCCTCACGGTGACGCTTTACGTAATATCAGGTACGTCAATCTTATAAACGTCCAtgacagtttaattcttttgagaagaagattatttTTCTGTGATCTTTGTCGCTGGTATCATATATTACACAATTTAGTTACATTTTATCATGAAATCTCTTTTCTATAGTACGTGAGATATGGCTTCGTAACCACAACGGTCGGGGCGAACTAATCCTATTGCAATATTAACCTTCATTTAAATTCCTTAATTgattaaaatcttattttttaattcgtACCTTTGTACACAAACTGATTATGAAATTTAATACTGAAATATGCCTGGAATTTGATATAATCATAGTTCCTATAATCTCGACAGATCATTCTTCGACTGTTTATCTACCCTTATTTGTACGGCTTTTAAAAGATTGTGTAGAGACCCTTTACAAGATCCTCGTTCTTTGTGTTGCAGGAATTCTTTTTGTTGTAAGATTCCAAAGTCAGCATTTTTAGGGCATACAGATTGaaaagtatatttacatttcataaaGTAAACCACCGTTCTTTTCGTATATTCAGAGCAACGGGTAAATAGAATTTACTGGGTTTTTTTGTCTGTGAATGTTGAAAGGTGCATCTATTCTTCAGTTATTTCACTTGTTGcatgtgtttatttataaactaaGACATTTATTATTTCACACACAGCGAGCGACTTCCCCCTTCATTTAGTTCGATAATGATAGTGAAGTGTTTTTGGCAGTTTGTCCATTGCCGTTTCACTTATTGTTCTCTGTTTCAGCTATCTTGACGTGGATTGCGGTGGGTAAAGCCTGCGCAGACAACGTGCGCCTTAGACGTAACCAGGATTTAGATGGCCCCTGGTCCCTTGTAGTATCGGCAGTGGCAGGAACCATGCCAATATTCCTGGCGGTGGTAATCTCGTTTAGAATTCACAATAATGttacaaacataaaaaaagaaagacgaCAAAAGAGGAAGACCCGTCAGTTTTATGAACAGCGTAGTTGCCATAGCAGCATGACGATGCTGGGTAACACGGGCACCTTGCAGTCCAGTTCCTTACATTCCAGCGTTCACTCGCTGGACATCTCGTTTGCCAATCACCAGGAAGTGAATTCTTTAAACAGTCTGACCATGGAGTTCAAGGAGAATACAAGTATTTCCAAAATGTCCAAGTCCCCGATCATTATGGACAATACATCACCTATCTTCCCTGCAGATATTATTCCTTACAAGTTCCCCAACAATCCGCCATATTGAATTCCGAGTGTAAATACACGCAAACGTAAGATATTCCAAGTTCAATGTCTTTCACTCAGTCCCGTGTTAGTTTATGAAATTGCTATTCGGTGATCTTAAAGGAAAATAAAGAAGTGATGATGCTTTAATTGTTGACATTGTGAAAATGACACATATGTACATTGTTTttgcttattacatgtatacgcATTTAAATGTAATCGCATTTAAATGTAATCGTGTACATATTGTTGCAATATTTACAAATGGTGCTATTCATGGAATACATTTCAACAGCCATTTCATctgacgttttttttttcagccgTCCTTTTCATTACATTTTGTCGTATCATTACGgattcttttcatttttaattatgttttctttgatttctACATTTTTAGTGCTTGGTAtttgtataaatgaaatatgtaaaatgCCATTAAACGAAACAAAGTACgtgtacatgttgatttttgggagttgattttaatcaactctcctatgcagttactcagacaaaccaaaagtgaaacagtgtttggacctcggcacaaatcattgctgctgacaagacttagttcttgaaaataattgataaattcgatgtaatgtatgcttaagcattgtttttcaaggaaacatatttataaatactttaaaaatagtcagattttaaatggtacgaacaatttaaatattttttgtagtcgtatgtattcccaCGCCAGAGTTCAacatagtctcgttcaactcgacactggactgtctccgtaaatccttgtcggagatttacggtgtcagccgagcgtttggttgaacgagactagagtttaatattgcttggatccatacaattttcgagaaatatttctattactgatacatagtttgatttaattaattatatctttaaatattatttaacatgattcatatgggggtttctcgacattcttgtcgaaaaagtccaaaaattcatattataaaaatgtgcgtaattcaaattagaaaaaactacatgtacttgtcatgcaaaataacataacattgattttaaaataaatacacatccacaaaatcaactcccgtcagttcttcagtactttgattaattttgCCTCTGACCTCGGTCGGAAGTCGTCTGCTGTGTACAAAACAGCAAAGAATTCCCGCGTTAACCATGACTATTTACTTGATGAAAAAGCACTTATAGGGCTCTACTTAAAGACGAGGAAAATAACTTCTGTTCGTAGTACATTTTGGTCTATAATCTTGCAAAATACACAGTATGCTTATGTAAATCAATTCACGAAAACAAAGAAACTAGTGTATTGTTACATAACATGTGTGACCAATGCACTTCAATCGGAACTAGATAGTTGACACAAAGCGCATTGTAACCCTATCCCAAGAGAATGGATGGCAAGcacatttattttatagatATTATTGATTccaattgcattttttttttacatatgtgacactagagatttttaaagaatttactATTTTGACTTGTTTCAAAATACAACACAACATTTACGCCCTGATTCGGGTTGTAGACAATCCATTTAAACATTACAGTTATCAAATTCGAATTCGAATGAAGAAGCCATACAAAAAATAACGAGAAGTTTTCCCCATCGCTTTGTTAGTGTATCTCTAGAGAACTCAAGCCCATTGCATCTCTAGAGAAATTATCCCTTAGTAATACATTCCTTGGTCATATTTGCCTCATACCTCTTATACCATAGATAATTAATTTAAGCTAATTGTAAAGTCAAATGCTGCGGATATTTGCTCTGTAATCTCATATATTCTAAATATCAATGACATATAACGTGTGGTACATCGTTATGATAATAcatgtgcccccccccccccccgtcccaTTGCTTATTAGCCTATGATGTCGTTGAATTTAACATCGTACATAATGCTTGGTCATCAAAGGTATTGGTCATCTACAGTTAATTTTACCCCAAGCTAGTTCACTCAAGCAAGCAAAGAGGAATAACCCCAGTTTAATGGATGTAAATTGAATATGTTTTACACGATACCGAGTCTTCACTGTCCATCCATCACCGTCCGGATGCTGGTTTTCTATTGAAActagaaactgtttttattctCTGAAACTTGCTTTTCTCCAGATTGTGCCCACTTGCAACATACCAGTACCAATATGGACATGCTACATAACTGTCAACATGTAATATAATCTTGTTGCCATGCAATTTGTTTGCATGATCTTGCTATTAATAATGTCTTTCAAagctaaatataatttttttaaatagacttgtagctttcatataaaaaatgtacTAGATAATCATATatcaaaaagaaatttaattgaaatagcAAAATCTTATATTCAAAATTGAACCTCTAATAACGACTAAAATCAAACCGCTCCCAAtccaaattatcaaaattaaagtaACAGATTTACTGTAGCTAGCACCAAGGAATCAATAATAAAACAGCCGAACTTAGAATTCgtgtgattttattttgtacatGATATTCCAATCggaataagttttttttttatcaggaaATGCAGGTTGCTGTCAATCTGAGTCATTATTTTTCTCTGTGTGCTACAAAAATAACTTCTGGGAGAAAATGACCAGGGACTATGGAACGAGATTTCTTCTTCTATAAACAACTTTAAAACTCATTCCTTTTGGTATCTGATAAACATTGTCGAATAACTAAcaattcatacaaaaaaaattaaccgaactattatttttaatgcCGAACTGTTCATGTCACTGCCATGGAAAACGCcaactatatatatacaatgaataaCGTCAATATGTCGTCATTCATAGATCAATAATGTCATGATACATGTCAATCTGTAGAAAATGTCGAATAgcatcaataaataaatacggAACATTGATAAATTAGTATGTACAAGCTTTTACACTAACAAATGTTTAGGATATATCTGATATCAGTCAGCGCCGTAAGAAAGTAAAGCCAGGTTCCGGAATATGTCCAAAAAATAAATGGATGTCGAAGATTTCAAACAATGGAAATAACGTCGCACTCTCTGTACAAGATGTGACCTAGTTTGAACATTGACACTGACACTGACAAATTCAAAACCGCAAGATGGACGTCGCTGACGTGGTGGTAGTGGGCGCCGCAGTACCAGACAACGCTGACATGGTGGCGGCGGTGCGACCGAACCGCAGGACGCGGCGACTTTTACCCTGTCCGCAGCATATGACGTTGACGAGCACCATGAATGCGGTGGTGAAGGCGGCGAGACATCCCAGGCCAATCAGCACCACCGAGTAAGGAGTGTCCGTGTCGATGTTGGCGTCTGCGTACTTGTAATGGAAGACCGTAAACTCCGAGTTCATATTCTCCGTCACTTTTGCAAACTTCCCAACCATGTAGAAGAATAGTCCGCCTGCAGCAAAATACACAATTCTATCAAGAATTAATTTGTCAATAAATGGGTTTcagaaatgatatatattttaagtaaaatacTGCATTATACATTGTTGTACCTCTATACCTAATTTGAACAATTTCAACTACATTTATATTACCGTTTCTCGCATACTATTAGTTATTCAGGTCCAatccacaggcacctgacgttatatgtttttctcataataaaaaaatatcctaTATCTAATCAAACAcatagaattgataaaaaaaattaacctacCATTTTTTCTGATAATGAGAATTGTGACCGATATGACATATATTTTACACGCACCTGTTGAGGTCCACGTTATCAAGGTAACGACTCCAGACGGACAGTTGTTGGTTCTGACGTGAGCCAAGGTAAAGAACATGGACAGAATTCCCAGGATCAGAGAGAAGGTCCCCACCACCTTGTAGCGAGTCCATGGGAACTCGTGGGCCACTGCAACAGAATGCAATAACAGGTAGTATAAGGCATCATCTATTGAGACAGGCCTACCCGTCAATAGCaatcccccccctcccccccccccccccacacacacatacacattAAACATATTCGACTTCTCTAATTCTGCCAAGATAATTTCGATTAATCTCGAAAATAACTTTTAGTATAAAACTACTTTAGGCTTATtagcattcatttttttccattctgTATTCACGGAACAGTTCCATTTTTTCCATATTACGATTAAGAAATTGATTGCATACCGTGTTATCAGTTACATCCATTCTGATCGACCTGTTCATTATTTACTGCAGTACTAGCGTCGTACatgtttaaatcataattttttaagtACTTGTAATAAAACAGCATATGTCACGGTGTATTGCATCAGATAGACAAAGACAAACACATGAAGCTGTTATCTCTCAACATTTCTGTCGCTATTCACTTTAACTGTGACTTCTTTTAGGGTGGCACGGGACACCTCTATATTGTGATGTACCTCCTATGGAATATTTTGGTCTTTCCCAAAACTGTACCCTATAACAGCGTAGCATAATGTGTTAGAGCGTTAACCACGAATCTTTATGTCACGATCGAGTTCGATCAGTTGGTCAAATACTCGTATTGATAactttgaaaattctaaaccgtgaaaatattttgattataatgtaattttatcGGCAAGTATCCCATACCACCTTCAGTTTTTGCTATGTTCGCATACTGCACTCCCGTTCTATGTGTTTAGCAACCATCAATTGTGTTTATACGTCTATATATGTATGCAATTGTCccaaacaaattatttcaagttaaaatatatgaatcaCTTCAGTATCCCCTTGCTAAGACTCGCGTTATTTTTCCAGCAGAAGAAATGGTAGCTCATATTGTGATATTCAATGAAAAAGTCGTTTATTGTGTAAACAGTAAATGAATACAATTGATTGATCTggttaacattaaaatgttcCTGGCAACTAATGAATTTTAACTATAACAAACATGTtactaattgaattgaattccTATGAATTCAGTTGCATTGCAGGACTGTTCGTGAAAAACTGCTGAAGAGCATGATTAACTAGTCTTTGCTTGGACGCGAGGTAAAAATAGTCACAATCACGTGATCTCTTAAATACGTACACAAGGCTTTATATTCCTAATACTGTGTCATTCACGGGAATCTGAGGAACCTGTTAGCCCCAcccatttctttgtttttcacCCCCATCCCCCGTTTTTGCAGTaattgttgatacatgtatacctcGCTCAGGTGATCGGTGTGGGCCATGAGCTTTTTGTTTTCTTGTGTAGTCGTTTAAAATAGTTtcatgatttattatttttttttacatgtattatctcgAATTATATGATCTTTTTATTATGTTATGCCCAGGAAActtatttatcttttatatgttttaaaataaaagaaattttttttaaatcctaaaacgcgccaatttaaaaaaaaactcaactttaaagtattttttttttaatgcaatgaCTAGTTGTAAGATAAAGTTTTTGATCAGCGTTTATCAAAGACAaatcaaaataacaaacaaCCGTGTCTCTCGGTTTTCTTGTTGACAATGTTTCAAGCACCAACGCATATAATTATCAGCTCATATCACCCGTCTTACCTTTATCGTAGAATATAATTCCCGCAGTCTGTGAGTAGGAGAGGTCTGTACATTTTGACATCACGCATGCTTTGCCTTTCCAGAGACCAAACGTGATGCTGAATTTGAGGTTGGCCTTGTGTTCGGGGTGTTGTTGCCAGTCGTGGTAAGGCACTTCGCCCGGGGTGGTAGCGATCGTCATCTCATATATGATCCATCCCCGTGTGGCGAACCCAGAAATTAGGAATATTAGCGATAGAATGGCAAAACCCAGAATAATTACGTGCATAAGGTTTAGACCTCTATCCATTTTTTTTGCTACGGGGTTGACACCTCACTCGAACACACTGACCGCTCATACAACTGATACGTTAGGTGCTAAGGGGCCCCGAACATGTGAAGTGATTGTTCTGAGCACTCTTTACTTCTTGCGTGTATTTCATTGGCTAATAGCATTGGAGCGTTATTTAAAGTAAAGAGATATTGAAGATAAATGTGAATTTTACTCGCTAGTCTGAAAAATCATTCAGTGATTGTGAGTCTATCAACCATCAGTGAGTGATTAAATTTGATAGGTCATGTTGATTTAATTTCTAACTTTCAACGACTCTCGACCCTGAAACCATTTTTCAAATTACCAAACAGTCGGCTAAGTTACCttgatttttgtatattttagctTAATTTGTATTGTTCGTTGGatcttaacccccccccccccccatataaGGAAATGAAACgtttcttttatttctgcaatacAGGAGCTTGTTCAATCGTTTGACTATtgtaaaaaatagttttaaagcaatattttttatctttatccAAATCCTATAAAAAATGAGTTTCCTCAGGAACTcacttaaataaataacaataggACATGCGGTCctgaaaaatttgcatatccCCAAAACAGTGTATTTTACTAAATAACCGACAGGAATTTTCATTTAAGGTTCATAAATACTC
Coding sequences within it:
- the LOC128167976 gene encoding uncharacterized protein LOC128167976, translated to MTVLCYIRRKILVVLGVFTSLGLITGMVTPWWVVLVTPDSRLVNGLWYSLSCDVSSGLSLCRSLLLASESTLGSARLEYGLLTLFGTLICMLATVFLILYNPRVNTVQSTITGALTVTLYVISAILTWIAVGKACADNVRLRRNQDLDGPWSLVVSAVAGTMPIFLAVVISFRIHNNVTNIKKERRQKRKTRQFYEQRSCHSSMTMLGNTGTLQSSSLHSSVHSLDISFANHQEVNSLNSLTMEFKENTSISKMSKSPIIMDNTSPIFPADIIPYKFPNNPPY
- the LOC128166756 gene encoding uncharacterized protein LOC128166756, coding for MDRGLNLMHVIILGFAILSLIFLISGFATRGWIIYEMTIATTPGEVPYHDWQQHPEHKANLKFSITFGLWKGKACVMSKCTDLSYSQTAGIIFYDKVAHEFPWTRYKVVGTFSLILGILSMFFTLAHVRTNNCPSGVVTLITWTSTGGLFFYMVGKFAKVTENMNSEFTVFHYKYADANIDTDTPYSVVLIGLGCLAAFTTAFMVLVNVICCGQGKSRRVLRFGRTAATMSALSGTAAPTTTTSATSILRF